From the genome of Pseudalkalibacillus hwajinpoensis, one region includes:
- a CDS encoding alpha/beta family hydrolase has product MKKFMKRLLVIVPLILLVLAIVFFFWAKASYEPTQEALEYMEESNESELTFGSQHADKGIIFYQGGKVEEEAYAFLAHQLAEEGYFVVIPRLTLNLAILDGDKASEMISKYDDVGEWYIGGHSLGGAVASSFAIEHPDEIQGLFFLAAYPIEDMSKLSIPTLTIYGEDDGVAVLSDQKEKEELLSSLAEIHIIEGGNHANYGMYGEQKGDNPGSLTSDQQINEAVQTITRWIEE; this is encoded by the coding sequence ATGAAGAAGTTCATGAAACGACTGTTAGTTATCGTTCCACTGATATTACTAGTTCTTGCGATCGTCTTCTTCTTCTGGGCAAAAGCGTCTTATGAACCAACACAGGAAGCTTTAGAGTACATGGAAGAATCAAATGAAAGTGAATTAACATTTGGATCACAACATGCTGACAAAGGGATTATTTTCTATCAAGGCGGCAAGGTAGAGGAAGAGGCATATGCTTTTTTAGCTCACCAGCTTGCTGAGGAAGGTTATTTTGTAGTGATCCCTCGTCTGACGTTAAACCTGGCCATTTTAGATGGAGATAAAGCATCTGAAATGATAAGTAAATATGACGATGTAGGGGAATGGTACATTGGTGGTCATTCTCTCGGAGGCGCTGTGGCATCATCATTTGCTATCGAACATCCTGATGAAATCCAAGGGTTGTTTTTCCTTGCAGCTTATCCAATTGAAGATATGTCTAAACTGTCTATACCGACGCTTACGATCTATGGTGAAGATGATGGAGTTGCAGTCCTATCTGATCAAAAAGAAAAAGAAGAGTTGCTCTCTTCTTTAGCAGAGATACACATTATCGAAGGGGGCAACCATGCCAACTACGGCATGTATGGTGAACAAAAAGGTGATAACCCAGGTTCCCTCACTTCTGATCAACAAATCAACGAGGCTGTTCAAACAATTACAAGGTGGATAGAAGAATAA